The Bombyx mori chromosome 4, ASM3026992v2 region GGATGCATAGTGACGAAATTGTCCGAAATTTCAACGCAACGAAAGCTGAAAAAAATTCGTTAAGTACATATTGGTTTTATTTCAGACATCAAAGTTGTTTTGGATCTTGTACCAAATCATACATCAAACGAAAGTGTTTGGTTCCAAGAAGCTCTCAATGGCAacgaaaaatattacaattatttcGTTTGGGAAGACGGAATCATAGACGAAAATGGAAATAGGCAGCCACCGAATAATTGGGTACGTAGaaggaaaaaaatacacaaaaatggAACAACCTTCTTCAATTTGCAATGTTCTGCTGTTACTAAATTCAATTATCATTCTAGGTTTCCAATcctataaatttttttgtgtatatttactaattttataaaCGCTTTAATGGGTCAAACTATGTATAAAAAAACCAAGGAGGCTAATCCATTTCGGACTTTCTATTCTCTTGTCTCATCATGTATCTACCTATACATATGTATTAAGTAATGATGATTGGTATGTACCTCAAGGATAGTGGATACTGAGCTCATTAAGTTTAGTCTCATTCGGATAACGATAATTTAAAGAACCCAGTTTCGGTTTATTATAACTATATATGACTTAAACTATGTACTGCTATGCTATTATTAGTAATTCTAATGCTGCATTGGCTATGGGTTTTCCTCACCTTATGTTTATATGTTGATAAATAAGCgttatagttaaaaaaataaaagaacatgatttataaaataactCTCTCATGTTAaacatttcattacaaaaattgcctTAGCTGGACTCACATAGTTACTGACTCGTTCAAAAatcttttgatattttattttgttttattttttaacttaattttgtCAATGTTTTCTTATGCTTGTCATTTCATGTAAGCAATGGTTGATAATATTTAAGATAGTTCAGAAAAGAAAATGTTAGTAAGCTAAAGATATGTATACACAAGTTTTTTTCACTATATGTATGTCTTTGTGTTACAGTTGAGTCACTTTAGAGGCAGCGCTTGGGAATACAAAGAAGAAGTCGGAAAATATTACTTACATCAATTCGctgttggacagccagacttgAACTACCGCAATCAAGATGTCGTAGATGAAATGAAAGTAAgatttaatttaagaaattcCATTATTCCCCATACGTTACGAGTAAAAGTTATCAGAATCTAAGATGTTATTTTAGTAGTAGTATCTCCAAGTtactttgaaaaagaaaaaaaaaattgttgttagACCCCTCGGTTCACAGCGAGAGGTAATTGATTCGGAAAATGTTTCATAAAATGAATTCTATATTTTGCGCGTGATGTTAAAACAAACACAACAGTGATGGCAAAAAATAATGATGTCAGATCTTGTATGCgtgaaattgtatttatttttatttgttacgtCGTTTTTCTTAATTGTATGTCCTATTACTGTTCTAGTAATACAacttgtaattatttatattgtaataatataatagtcacAGGTGAGCAAATCTTTGTGGagtacttaatattatatgaGAGGTCTAAATTGTACAGTGGAAACGCGGCTTAATATAATGGTAACATTTTTTAGAACATAATCCGGTTCTGGCTTGGAAAAGGTATTGCCGGATTCAGGGTAGATGCCGTGAATTGTCTCTACGAAGCCGACAAGAATCTGTATGGTGGAAAGTACCCTGATGAACCCTTATCTGGTAGACTGGATGTTGACTCAGAATCCCATGATTACCTGCAACATATTCACACCAAGGACCACAACGACACTTACTATATGGTTTACCAATGGAGAGATGTCTTCGATGAGTTCAAGGCGATCGATGGGCTGACTAGAGCTATGATGACCGAAGTATATGCATCGATCCAAGATGTGGTTAGGTATTTCGGTGAAGGAGATTTAAAAGGAGCACAGATTCCGTTTAATTTCGATTTGATCACTGACGTTGATGCCAGTTCATCAGCTGCTGATATAAAAAGAGCCGTTGATAAGTTCTTAACTTATAAACCAGTCGACCAAACAGCTAATTGGGTGGTACGTATTCTATTAAAAATGCTGTACTATTTAAAAAGGTAGATTGTTTTAAGAACGTTTTTTTAAGGTTGGGAATCACGACAATAGCCGAATGGCTACAAGATATGGTGCTTCATTGGTAGATGGTATCAACATGCTAGTATTACTTCTTCCGGGAGTAGCAGTTACGTATATGGTAAGCTACGTTTTATTCCTATTAATAAATTCACAAAAAGAAAAGTATCATTACTAGTTGGCAATTATAATAGGTcatgtttaataaattttgttacaaTATTTGCGAATGCTGCTTTTATGTCGACCAAGCAGCTTTTAGCAGCATAGTCTAATAAAACCAGATTgacttaaaattacaaatatatatatatattttagggAGAAGAAATTGGACTGGAAGACGGCTATGTTAGCTGGGAAGACACAGTTGACCCATCTGGATGTAATACCAACGACCCAATAAAATATGTCGAATCGTCGAGAGATCCCGAAAGGACTCCTTTCCATTGGAACCCCGAGAAAAACGCTGGTaagacattatttttattaaaataaactaaagttATTTATAGAAACCGCCGGTTATTTTGTAAAACTGTACGCAATTTGTAAATATGGTTTGGAGAACCACCAATGGTTTATCCACCAAGTTTTTATTATGACTGGATGGAAAGCGCTTAAGGCCCTAGTGTCAAGTGGTTTCTAAAATATATTGCTACTATAAAATCAGTACAGT contains the following coding sequences:
- the LOC101738628 gene encoding maltase A1; amino-acid sequence: MKTVCLLSLLFVACSGIIIKNGEVQDWWETSILYQIYPRSFADSDGDGIGDLNGITSKLEYIKELGVGAVWLSPIFKSPMVDFGYDIANFYEIHHEYGTMEDFEALLKKANELDIKVVLDLVPNHTSNESVWFQEALNGNEKYYNYFVWEDGIIDENGNRQPPNNWLSHFRGSAWEYKEEVGKYYLHQFAVGQPDLNYRNQDVVDEMKNIIRFWLGKGIAGFRVDAVNCLYEADKNLYGGKYPDEPLSGRLDVDSESHDYLQHIHTKDHNDTYYMVYQWRDVFDEFKAIDGLTRAMMTEVYASIQDVVRYFGEGDLKGAQIPFNFDLITDVDASSSAADIKRAVDKFLTYKPVDQTANWVVGNHDNSRMATRYGASLVDGINMLVLLLPGVAVTYMGEEIGLEDGYVSWEDTVDPSGCNTNDPIKYVESSRDPERTPFHWNPEKNAGFSTADKTWLPMAEGYETLNVEVQKASERSHLKVYKALSDLRQENTFRYGRYESLALNQDIFVFKRWLNDVIYLVVVNMRDVEHNIDLTYFENVSGNVAVSIRSVNSPKNEGDTFDAKSLPVVGFEGLVLKVV